ATTACTAACACTTGGAGCATTAATATTCAAGATTTCAAACCCTGAACTGGCAGATACAACCAATTCTTGTAGAGAAGGACATCCAGAAATCAACTGATCGTAACTCTTAGTACTTCCCTTAACACCTATAAGCGATAATTTTCTTAACATTCCCAGGTGGATTTGAGATTGGTGCACATAGTGCTCGATTGTACATCCAAGGAGTGCAAGTGTAGCAAGAGATTGACTAGTGAAAATGCAACGAGGTGGATCAAAAGGAGCAGAATAACGGAAATAGAGAACTCTGACTTCTTTTTCAATAGCATATCTCAGCCACATTCTAACATCACCAATTATCTTTGCATCTTTCGAGATATTTCCCAAGTTCCTGATAGAAAGGTGAAAAGTATCAATGGTGGATCTTCTATAAAGCAACAACACATTTCGGACAAAGCAGGCGAAACTCGAAAAAGCTACATGAGTGCTTGGTGGTTTATCAACCATTCTACCACAGTATTCATTGAAATCAAACCTAAGAGCAGGAACCAAAGTCCAGAGGTTTCGCAATTGCCGAATTAACATTGTTCGAACAGCATCTAGAGTAGGCATAAATGAAAGTATATGCACAATCACTTCATCAGGCAAACCACTCAACCTATCTTCCATACCATCATTACTTTCACAACTTCTTCTCTTCTTTGACATTGATTCCATATTTTCTGGTTTTATTCCAACAACTGTGAACCaaaaaacccaactcaaattTAAGAGAAAAACCCATCTCAAATTGtcactccctccgtcccagtgaATTCTTTACGTTTGCTTTTTACATAAATAACAAGTATGAAACAAATTGCAAATGGGTTGTACGAGACTCTATTTGGTAATGTTATAAGGGAAAAGCATAGCCCACTAAATACCGCAACCTAAATAATTGAAtaagacacccaaaaatgaaatacgtaaacaattgaccggAACAAAGGGAGTAAAGCATGAACAGTAATTCTTGGTTTCGAACAAAATCAGAGGAGAGAATCATGAATGCAGTGATTAAAGCATAAGCTAGAATGAACAAAATGAATCAATTTACTTGAATTGAGAAAGAAATGCGGTACCTGATTGAAAGAGGGATTTTCTTTAAATATATTTCGGCTTATTACTCAATTCTGTTGATTAATTTCCAGTTCCAATTTTTTTTTCCTCAAAACAAAATTGATGAGAAATGTGAAAAAATTATGAGCTAACCTATTTTATATAAGATTTTATAAATATAGAAAACTCTATATACCGTGCATGTAGTGCACAGGGTCTAAACTAGTaatactcaagccattaatgaaAATGGATAAAAAATGAAGAGGAAGGAAATTAAAAGAATTTAGAGGCAAATGAAAAGACTGACTCGTGAAAAACAACGTCACGCGAGACAAAAAAAGGATTCCGTCTCAAGATCAAATAACTTCCAATCCTTCTTATCGTGTGGATAACCAACAAAAATATACTTACGACCCCGTTTTTCAAATTTATCACCCCGAGTGGCTTGATTATGTGCAAAAGCAAGACAACCAAAGACTCGTAAATTGTCGTAGGACGGGCTCACACCAATCAAGCATTCATGCGGGGTCTTATTGTCAATTAAAGGGGACGGAGTACGATTAATTAGACAGACAACTATAAGGATACATTCACCGCAATAGGACTTTGGCAAATTGCCCTGAAAACGAAGGGCCCGGGCAACATTAAGAATTAAgaatgtcggcttcacaatgccagcttttatgtcatccaggtactttgtacaattacgtctccaatgtcccttgttattacaataattacaagtatctttaagaggattaccctttatggattttggcttggtagagcaattcgcaattgctttacctttgccctccacctgaacgggcttcttacctgcattcctcttaaactgctttttccccttcacattaatcgcaagcacatctttccttgtactcccactcaatctcatgtccttctctgcttgcacaagcagagaatggagctcacaGTGTTTGCGCttagtgtgacgatccgcacacttgagcccttagatttattttatgcttatgtaatttcattttccttgtacatttgtagtaagtattttcttagtagttttagaataggtttccataaataggtatatcgctattctgaactaaacttgtaaaatcaatgtttcctgctaccaggatgtaaatatcaaatttccctctttagggagtactagtgaatgaaaatctacttcctaccttgtgccttcgtattgcttgttgttgctttgttgtgaacgactcttagccttcactttactaacaagccgtgtttgtggtatcgacactaggatcccgactcacaccccgagacccgtgtatcgtgctagtgggcgatccctcactagtacgtagagccttgtcgcttgcatcttgccttgagagaaggcaaaggtgcgcgccacggtccggcaaaagtagcggaccgtgacatttggtatcagagcctggtcttcggacgggcgtctgcgagccgcatttgtttatcgagatcgagaaaatgggcgaaacaatcgaggaccgagtggatgccttagaggacgcaatcgacgtcaagcttcccaaactcgaggacatcgtgatgcggatggctgcgagcctcgaggagttgcaaaagacggtttgtgaccttgagaTGAAGGTAGACGGGATGGATacccgcatccaagcgatcagtggtgcgatccccgaggatcgggaggaagagatcaatcatctgcatcgGAAGGTTGAGATGTTAGAGAACACGTgtgccacgctcgtgaaagcggtggccaatgacgggaaatctgtggggaaccataaggtgaaggcccctccacctcgtgcctacgatggggcgagggattcgaaagcggtggataactttatcttcgatatggagcaatacttccgagtaagtgggctcgacgaagacgcggaagttgtcacggcaagcatgtatctagtcgacgatgccaagatgtggtggagggctaggtacaaggaaatcgatgcgggcacgattacggtgacatcgtgggccgacttcaagaggatcttgaaggatcacttctaccccgagaacacggagtttgttgctcggaagaagttgaaggaaatcaagcacaccaaatcaatccgggaatatgtgagggaattctcagcgtgcatgctcgagattagtgaaatgtccgagacggataggacattcgagttcattgacgggttgaagaggtgggcacaacaagaggtcatgaggcagaatcccaaaactctgtcttcggccatttcggctgcggagcgcctactcgactttcacggagagcgagagacaccaagagttgtggcaccaacggggaatatGGGCGCATTAcaaagtgggtacaatggacaaaggccacaaaacagcgccatttcagttgggaacagtcggttccgctcgcaaggaagtcaagcccaatcggcgagcactacaaactcgccctcaagctcgtcttctaaggcgggaaactctactgcttccacgacgaagagaccgttcgcgtgttttgtgtgcaagggtcctcacaagatggccgattgtccgagcaaagcggagttcaatgccatgttcaaggaaatgccgaaaggggctcaagaacgtcttgatggggcgttggccgactatcaccaagagtgtaacgaagactcgagtgatggtgaagaccaaccacggatgggctcactccaacggatcagcgcgatggggaaatacgaagattcctccgccaagaaatccaacgggctcatgtacgtggacttgatggtgaatgggaagcaagcacgagccttgatcgactcgggcgcctcccataactttgttacgaaagaggaagcgGATCGGTTAGGGCTAGTTATGCGGGATGCTAACAGCTGCCTGAAGCCGGTCAATGGGAaaatgagacgcgtccaaggagtggctaagaaggtcgcggttcaagtgggtgagtgg
This sequence is a window from Silene latifolia isolate original U9 population chromosome 8, ASM4854445v1, whole genome shotgun sequence. Protein-coding genes within it:
- the LOC141597465 gene encoding F-box/FBD/LRR-repeat protein At5g56420-like — protein: MESMSKKRRSCESNDGMEDRLSGLPDEVIVHILSFMPTLDAVRTMLIRQLRNLWTLVPALRNLGNISKDAKIIGDVRMWLRYAIEKEVRVLYFRYSAPFDPPRCIFTSQSLATLALLGCTIEHYVHQSQIHLGMLRKLSLIGVKGSTKSYDQLISGCPSLQELVVSASSGFEILNINAPSVSN